The Longibacter salinarum genome segment CGGACAGACCGCGCTACGCGGCTCACTTCCTCGGCAACCGCTCGGGCGTGCTTCCGGCCGGGCTGGTCGTTGTCGGGCAGAATGACAACGTGAGCACCCTCCAGGGCACCGGTATATGAATCCTTCCACTTCCCGGCGCCTTGCGGGGGCGTAGTGGCAACGAAGCCGGCGTCCTCCAGCGTATGGACGTCTTTCTCACCTTCCACGACAAAGACTCTCTTGCCGGCCTTCGCCTGTTCGAGGACCTCGGGAAGACGGTACAGCACAGGTGGCACTTCATACTTACGTCGTCCGAAGACGTACCCATTGCGGTCGCTATCCTTGTGGTCCGGGAGGTACGCCTTCTGCATAAACTTCTTCTCGCCACAGGCAGGGTGCGACGTTTCGCGCATCTCGTAGCGCACGACGTCGTAGAGGATCGCGCCGTCGGCATCGCGGTAGGTGTAGCGGTCTACCTCCGTGCCGTCCCACGGCTTCCAGTCGGTGGGGAATAGGTCTGACCATTCAAGCCCAAGGGCGTGTACGACGTCGTTAGAATCGCAGCCGGCGTGACAGTTGAAGAGCACGCAACCGTCCTTTCCGGTGCCGATAGAGAGCGATGGGCTTTTATCGTCGTGTGCAGGGCAGCTTGCAATCCATTGACCGGGTCCGTCCTCTCGGACCTTCTCAAGTTTGTCCAGAACGAGCTCGTGCTGTTCGCTAACAATGTTCATCGGCTCACCTCCCGCAGTGCGGAAATCTTGGATTGCTCGATGATCACGTCGATGAAGCCGCGGAAGGCGTGGAGGCTATGCCCGTGCTCGGCAATGAACCGCTCGCCTGCCTCACGGCCGCCGGCGTACTCACCGATCGGATCTTTTGTCTTCAGCGCGGGCGTGCCGAAGAGGCTTCGATACGTAGCCTTCGACGAATTGGTGGATACACTACACCCATCGGTAGCGTCTCCGCTACTGTTGCAATGGGTGCGTGATGCCCTGGACGTAGGGCGTGATCGCTCCCCACGGCCGGGCCGTAAGGGGCGTTTTTGGAACCGTTGCTCCTTCTCTGGGGTTTGCATGATGTCGCTGATGGTTAGTTTTCTTAATGACTAACTGTCGTTTGTCTCGTCTGCGCACGTGAGCGCGTGCTAGACTTTCGCTCCTGTCGGCTACTCGCTGGCAGGGGCATTTTTTATGCTTTCGGCTTCTCCGCCTCCTCGAGGACGGCCATGCGTGGGATTGCCCACGATTTGCCAACCTTGAAGGCGCCGGGATATCGTCCAGCTCGGCACCGATACCGGACGGTTGACGGATCAAGGTCGAGGCGGGTAGCCGCCTCCTTCGCGTCTAAAACCGGTTTTTCTACTTGATTCTGCATGAGTTTCGGCTGTGTGCAATACAAAAAAGGCGACACCTCACAGCGTGATTGCTGAAGGTGCCGCCCTGCGTTGAGTGCCAGTGCGGTGGCAATAAAATGTCCCCACAGCGCAATGCTGAAGATGCCGCCTCAGTCTGCTGAGTGCGGGGCGCTTTGCGGGCGCGAGCCGTACGAATGTCATTTTGAAGCTCAGACATACCTAACCGGTGGCAAACGCGGTTCGCGTTGCAAAAACGCAGCGGGCGTTGACCGTGCACCTCTGCGCCGTGCCTGTTGGGCACTAGGGACCGGTTCAGTATGTCTTGCGCTTCCTGCGACGCGTTGACCCGGAGCATGTGCTCCTGGCGCCGGCGGGCCGAATTGTCTGCACGGGTGCTACGCCGTGCGCTACGGCCGGGAAGTGCCTCCGGTCTGTCGCCACCGGTCGGCTTTCGACCCTCGTTAGCTACGCGAGAGCCTACACGTAGAGCATGCCATATGAGGCGCCTTCGCCTCGTAGCATGTGCGGTCGATACTCCGCAACGGCTGCAATCCCGTCCCCAGCTTTCTACTACCTGGTCAACACTCTCCCTATGACCGGGGCATTCATGCGGTACGCTCCATAATACATGTACGTACACGTATGTGCGATCACATGTGTTCCCCGCCTTTGGGAAAATCTCTATCACGGCGAAAGAGCCGCGAATGTGAAGAAATGAGCCGCCCTTGACGCGGTTAAGTGCATCGCTTACCATATGTATACACCTGGTCGCGTGACCATAGAAACGTGATTCCTGAGTGTATCGGCGCCGCGTCCCCGTCCAAAGTTCAGCGGCGTCTCCGAAATGTGCCCCGGTTGGCCTCACGGCTGATCGGGGCTTTTTCTTATGCGTATAGTATAGGCTTCTCTGGCAGGGGCATCAAGTGAAATTCCCCCTACACCGGTGAAGCCGTCGAAATTGAGTCATGCGTCGGCGTCTGCTTTCGCCTCGAGCGCGTCAGCTAAATCTCTGAGGCGTCGGGCTATGCCGCGCAATGTCCCTGGAACTTGTCGTTCAGCCTTGGTGGCTTCTGCATTCCAAGTCTGCCACTGAGACCGTTCATACATACCTGCATTTTCGTCTATTTCTGGAGGTGGACCAACATCACATACGCCGGCAAGGGTATCCACCTCTCTTATACTCTCCTCGAGCTGATCGCGTACCTGCCCAGTGGTTTCTAGCCATTCTTGGATACGTGCGGCGCGTTCTTGGTCGTTCACGTGACTAGAAGGTCAGTTCAGAGAGTTACGTGTCTCATCGTCCTCGAGCGGCCCAAAGATCGCAACGACGCGTTGGTGACCACCTAGATACTCCGCTAGGTCATCGCGGGTAATTACGAACGAACGGCCAATCTTTGCGGCCGGCAACTCTCCTTGCTTGATGTGGTTGCGTACCGTCCGCGTCGTG includes the following:
- a CDS encoding helix-turn-helix domain-containing protein, which encodes MQNQVEKPVLDAKEAATRLDLDPSTVRYRCRAGRYPGAFKVGKSWAIPRMAVLEEAEKPKA
- a CDS encoding helix-turn-helix domain-containing protein, whose amino-acid sequence is MDTTTRHAPADVGKRHYNAREVAEKLDITTRTVRNHIKQGELPAAKIGRSFVITRDDLAEYLGGHQRVVAIFGPLEDDETRNSLN